The Cydia pomonella isolate Wapato2018A chromosome 17, ilCydPomo1, whole genome shotgun sequence genome includes a window with the following:
- the LOC133527148 gene encoding uncharacterized protein LOC133527148 isoform X1 produces the protein MIYSRPWTNLILLMAIKMVLCGAGVAGDVLTNANRERRTPRQHHRAPIEEEWKRSHWREMHQLLVYEARNHSDGVDCCPTVHEMTAPQGGRTLSGLFVELYRDGENNMQLYEISCAAGVVDKPCRFVDARLYNQSRCVQKYSYSYALVRPYGPDAATENPHRHRRERQGMAFKKDGEITVSGGWSMDYVQVRSGCECQIIPTLKPRKKNQHKNKIERREGKKTKELVRERKKYKQGDET, from the exons GTGCTGTGTGGGGCAGGGGTGGCGGGCGACGTGTTGACGAACGCGAATCGCGAGCGCCGGACGCCTCGACAGCATCACCGCGCGCC TATAGAAGAAGAGTGGAAAAGATCGCATTGGCGCGAGATGCATCAACTCTTGGTGTATGAGGCCAGGAACCACAGCGACGGCGTGGACTGCTGCCCTACAGTGCACGAGATGACCGCGCCTCAGGGCGGCCGCACCCTCAGCGGGCTCTTCGTGGAGCTCTACCGAGACGGCGAGAACAACATGCAGCTCTACGAAATCTCTTGCGCAGCGGGCGTCGTCGACAAGCCATGCCGGTTCGTTGACGCCAGACTCTACAACCAGTCTCGGTGCGTCCAGAAATACTCCTATTCGTACGCTTTAGTGCGGCCTTACGGCCCTGACGCCGCTACGGAAAACCCGCATCGCCACAGGAGGGAGCGACAAGGAATGGCCTTCAAAAAAGACGGCGAAATCACCGTCTCGGGTGGCTGGTCCATGGACTACGTCCAAGTTCGCTCCGGTTGCGAATGCCAAATCATCCCCACTCTTAAGCCGAGGAAAAAAAACcagcacaaaaacaaaatagaaCGGCGGGAGGGGAAAAAAACGAAAGAACTCGTgagagaaagaaagaaatacaAGCAAGGCGACGAGACCTGA
- the LOC133527148 gene encoding uncharacterized protein LOC133527148 isoform X2, whose translation MRMPSALTTLLAVLCGAGVAGDVLTNANRERRTPRQHHRAPIEEEWKRSHWREMHQLLVYEARNHSDGVDCCPTVHEMTAPQGGRTLSGLFVELYRDGENNMQLYEISCAAGVVDKPCRFVDARLYNQSRCVQKYSYSYALVRPYGPDAATENPHRHRRERQGMAFKKDGEITVSGGWSMDYVQVRSGCECQIIPTLKPRKKNQHKNKIERREGKKTKELVRERKKYKQGDET comes from the exons GTGCTGTGTGGGGCAGGGGTGGCGGGCGACGTGTTGACGAACGCGAATCGCGAGCGCCGGACGCCTCGACAGCATCACCGCGCGCC TATAGAAGAAGAGTGGAAAAGATCGCATTGGCGCGAGATGCATCAACTCTTGGTGTATGAGGCCAGGAACCACAGCGACGGCGTGGACTGCTGCCCTACAGTGCACGAGATGACCGCGCCTCAGGGCGGCCGCACCCTCAGCGGGCTCTTCGTGGAGCTCTACCGAGACGGCGAGAACAACATGCAGCTCTACGAAATCTCTTGCGCAGCGGGCGTCGTCGACAAGCCATGCCGGTTCGTTGACGCCAGACTCTACAACCAGTCTCGGTGCGTCCAGAAATACTCCTATTCGTACGCTTTAGTGCGGCCTTACGGCCCTGACGCCGCTACGGAAAACCCGCATCGCCACAGGAGGGAGCGACAAGGAATGGCCTTCAAAAAAGACGGCGAAATCACCGTCTCGGGTGGCTGGTCCATGGACTACGTCCAAGTTCGCTCCGGTTGCGAATGCCAAATCATCCCCACTCTTAAGCCGAGGAAAAAAAACcagcacaaaaacaaaatagaaCGGCGGGAGGGGAAAAAAACGAAAGAACTCGTgagagaaagaaagaaatacaAGCAAGGCGACGAGACCTGA